In Alteromonas naphthalenivorans, one DNA window encodes the following:
- the rsxC gene encoding electron transport complex subunit RsxC produces the protein MNYPDFDNIIERLNSGKLFSFPGGVHPDDKKRLSNKAAIVQPTMPDLLTLPIRQHVGSEGICCVNVGDYVYKGQALSNATTPYAVPVHAPTSGHIVAIAPHVVAHPSGLTEMCVSIKPDDKDTWGELSPLADYTGVDKNTIVDAICQAGISGMGGAGFPTHIKTATSKPVEFLVLNGVECEPYITADDRLMREHAWQIRQGLDILAHIIEPKAIVIAIEDNKPEAIQALNIACQDKDAYRVVPIETKYPAGGEKQLIQVITGREVPRNGLPADIGVMMFNVGTCFAIADAILHGKPLIERIVTVTGDAVAKPANFRALLGTPVKHLLEEASYQAKKQTSPKVIMGGPMMGFALADATIPVVKTTNCLLVPSKKELVDDNAERPCIRCSACADACPVSLLPQQMFWHAKAKEYDKAEDYDLFDCIECGACAYVCPSEIPLVHYYRQAKSEIRLQRDEKNKAEKAKQRFEARNERLEREKEEREAKHRRAKEARLAAKNNSDSQSASPAPSTEQNSSKDKVAAALARAKAKKAALQSANSDETSVADAKPAATNSTSTTASSPADDKKAQVAAAIARAKAKKAQKLKESASEAPKSDEVFSESQSTAQTDQQATETQVENQAENVSTAADDKKAQVAAAIARAKAKKAARQQLDESSAEVIGSDLPQSQAKEEASTSASSTQLQDEKKARVAAAIAKAKAKKAELQKQQSRGDLKAPKTASDDAEGTVEAKASHIDTEHEKPLERPNSSVDNVEKASNNETTNTADDKKARIAAAVAKAKAKKRLAEIQKTQTDDSGTASQDVEPEQVKVSEKAELPTPTSEAEQTAPQSVLSEEANDPALEKKSRIAAAVAKAKAKKAAAESENNQS, from the coding sequence TTGAACTACCCAGATTTTGATAACATTATTGAACGCCTAAATTCAGGGAAACTCTTTTCGTTCCCAGGCGGCGTGCACCCTGATGATAAAAAGAGACTGTCGAACAAGGCCGCTATTGTGCAGCCAACAATGCCAGATCTGCTCACATTGCCTATACGTCAACATGTGGGTTCAGAAGGTATATGCTGCGTAAACGTAGGTGACTATGTTTACAAAGGCCAAGCGCTATCTAATGCTACAACACCTTACGCTGTGCCAGTGCATGCGCCCACCTCGGGGCATATCGTTGCTATAGCACCTCACGTGGTTGCTCATCCTAGTGGTCTTACGGAAATGTGCGTTAGCATTAAGCCCGATGATAAAGATACGTGGGGCGAGCTATCACCTTTAGCTGATTATACTGGGGTAGATAAAAATACGATTGTAGATGCCATCTGCCAAGCCGGCATTTCTGGCATGGGAGGCGCAGGCTTTCCTACCCATATTAAAACCGCCACCAGTAAGCCCGTTGAGTTTTTAGTGCTAAACGGCGTTGAGTGCGAACCTTACATTACTGCAGATGATCGCCTTATGCGCGAACACGCGTGGCAGATTCGCCAAGGCTTAGACATTTTAGCGCATATTATTGAGCCTAAAGCGATTGTTATTGCCATTGAAGATAACAAGCCTGAAGCCATTCAAGCACTTAATATAGCCTGCCAAGACAAGGATGCGTATCGGGTAGTACCTATTGAAACGAAATACCCTGCAGGTGGTGAGAAACAATTAATTCAAGTTATCACGGGCCGCGAAGTGCCCCGTAACGGTCTTCCGGCAGACATTGGCGTCATGATGTTTAACGTGGGGACCTGTTTTGCCATTGCCGATGCTATTTTACACGGTAAGCCACTTATTGAACGTATTGTCACGGTAACCGGTGATGCCGTAGCTAAGCCTGCTAATTTTCGAGCTTTACTTGGTACACCAGTAAAGCACTTGCTAGAAGAAGCCAGCTACCAAGCTAAAAAGCAAACGTCGCCTAAAGTGATTATGGGCGGCCCTATGATGGGCTTTGCCTTGGCGGATGCCACCATACCTGTGGTGAAAACCACTAACTGTTTATTAGTACCCAGCAAAAAAGAACTGGTAGACGATAACGCCGAACGCCCGTGTATTCGTTGTAGTGCGTGTGCTGACGCATGCCCTGTTTCTTTACTACCACAACAAATGTTTTGGCACGCCAAAGCAAAAGAATACGACAAAGCTGAAGACTACGATCTTTTCGACTGTATCGAATGTGGTGCTTGTGCGTATGTATGCCCCAGTGAAATACCTTTGGTTCATTATTACCGCCAAGCTAAATCTGAAATACGATTGCAACGAGACGAAAAGAACAAAGCAGAAAAAGCGAAACAACGTTTTGAAGCGCGAAACGAGCGCCTAGAACGGGAAAAAGAAGAGCGTGAAGCCAAACACCGCCGCGCTAAAGAAGCACGACTTGCTGCAAAGAATAATTCCGATAGCCAATCTGCATCACCAGCCCCTTCTACAGAGCAAAATAGCTCTAAAGATAAAGTCGCGGCTGCATTAGCCAGAGCCAAAGCGAAAAAAGCAGCCCTTCAGAGCGCTAATTCTGACGAAACAAGCGTAGCTGACGCAAAACCTGCAGCCACAAATAGCACAAGCACTACCGCAAGCTCACCTGCTGATGATAAAAAAGCGCAAGTTGCCGCCGCCATAGCACGCGCTAAAGCTAAAAAAGCCCAGAAGCTTAAAGAATCGGCGTCTGAAGCACCTAAATCTGATGAAGTTTTTTCAGAATCTCAATCGACAGCACAGACAGATCAACAAGCGACTGAAACCCAAGTTGAAAACCAAGCTGAAAATGTAAGCACGGCTGCCGACGATAAGAAAGCGCAAGTTGCCGCCGCCATCGCGCGAGCAAAAGCCAAAAAAGCAGCACGCCAACAACTAGACGAAAGCAGCGCTGAAGTAATTGGAAGCGATTTACCACAAAGTCAGGCAAAGGAAGAGGCTTCTACCTCAGCTTCATCAACGCAACTGCAAGATGAGAAAAAAGCCCGGGTTGCCGCCGCAATTGCTAAAGCAAAAGCTAAGAAAGCAGAATTACAAAAACAGCAGAGCCGTGGCGATTTAAAAGCGCCTAAAACAGCGTCAGATGATGCTGAAGGTACTGTTGAAGCTAAAGCTAGCCATATTGATACAGAACACGAAAAGCCTCTTGAAAGGCCAAACAGTAGTGTTGACAATGTCGAAAAAGCGTCAAACAACGAAACCACGAACACCGCGGATGACAAGAAAGCCAGAATAGCTGCGGCGGTAGCAAAAGCTAAAGCGAAAAAACGTTTAGCGGAAATTCAGAAAACGCAAACTGATGATTCAGGCACTGCTAGTCAAGATGTTGAGCCTGAGCAGGTAAAGGTATCAGAGAAAGCCGAGTTACCTACCCCTACAAGCGAAGCCGAGCAAACCGCTCCACAATCAGTACTATCTGAAGAAGCAAACGATCCTGCTCTTGAGAAAAAAAGCCGTATTGCAGCGGCCGTCGCTAAGGCTAAAGCAAAAAAAGCAGCGGCAGAAAGTGAGAACAATCAATCATGA
- a CDS encoding electron transport complex subunit E, with translation MTDYRDLTLQGIWKNNPALVQLLGLCPLLAVTATFINGLGLGLATTLVLIGSNVTVSLVRNIVRNEIRIPVFVMIIAAFVTIVQLLMNAFTYELYLALGIFIPLIVTNCAIIGRAEAFASKNSAGASAYDGLVMGLGFTFVLVVLGGMREILGAGTLFAGADRLFGSIASNWTLTLFETDSPFLLAILPPGAFLGMGLLIAFKNMIDARIAARETTVKEKATRARVTAEA, from the coding sequence ATGACAGATTATCGCGACCTTACCCTCCAAGGTATTTGGAAGAACAACCCTGCCCTAGTGCAACTTCTAGGCTTATGCCCTTTGCTGGCGGTAACCGCCACCTTTATAAATGGACTAGGGTTAGGCTTAGCTACCACGCTAGTATTGATTGGCAGTAACGTTACCGTTTCATTGGTACGGAATATTGTTCGAAACGAAATACGCATTCCTGTATTTGTTATGATTATTGCCGCCTTTGTTACCATAGTGCAGCTTTTAATGAACGCCTTTACCTACGAGTTATACCTTGCGCTGGGCATATTCATTCCGTTGATTGTTACTAACTGCGCAATCATCGGTAGAGCGGAAGCTTTTGCCTCTAAAAACAGTGCGGGCGCATCAGCATATGATGGCCTAGTGATGGGATTAGGGTTCACCTTCGTACTTGTTGTGCTTGGCGGTATGCGAGAAATTTTAGGTGCTGGAACCTTGTTCGCAGGTGCCGACAGGCTATTCGGCAGCATTGCCAGTAACTGGACACTCACCTTATTTGAAACCGATTCTCCTTTCTTGCTAGCAATATTGCCTCCCGGTGCGTTCTTGGGCATGGGGCTTTTAATTGCTTTTAAGAATATGATTGATGCTCGAATAGCAGCCCGCGAGACTACGGTAAAAGAAAAAGCCACTCGCGCACGTGTTACCGCTGAAGCATAA
- the rsxG gene encoding electron transport complex subunit RsxG produces MVKETLVKNGLMLSAFAIIGTALIALTYNGTAERIAQQQKQKLLSILNEVVPHELHDNELYADCTAVVSSNLGTQEPHTVYRARINGEPTALAIEATAPDGYSGDIALVIGVDTQMNVLGVRVLEHKETPGLGDKIELSISDWITSFTGKHFSVSALPVWQVKKDGGEFDQFTGATITPRAVVSAVKNALLYVQDNQQTLFSAPNMCGIENDVLPTNEVLSE; encoded by the coding sequence ATGGTAAAAGAGACGCTAGTAAAAAATGGTTTGATGCTAAGTGCGTTTGCGATAATTGGTACTGCGCTCATCGCCCTCACCTATAACGGTACAGCCGAACGTATTGCACAGCAACAAAAGCAAAAATTGCTTAGTATATTAAATGAAGTGGTGCCGCATGAGTTACATGACAATGAGCTTTATGCTGATTGCACGGCGGTGGTAAGCTCCAATTTAGGCACCCAAGAACCTCATACGGTTTATCGAGCACGGATAAACGGCGAACCTACAGCTCTAGCCATTGAAGCTACCGCACCAGATGGTTATAGCGGTGATATTGCGCTGGTCATTGGGGTAGATACGCAAATGAATGTGCTTGGTGTTCGCGTGTTAGAGCATAAAGAAACCCCAGGACTGGGTGATAAAATAGAATTGTCGATCAGCGATTGGATAACGTCATTCACCGGAAAACACTTTTCAGTAAGTGCCTTGCCTGTATGGCAAGTGAAAAAAGACGGCGGTGAGTTCGATCAATTCACTGGTGCCACAATAACGCCGCGAGCGGTGGTTAGCGCGGTTAAAAATGCACTGCTTTACGTGCAAGATAACCAACAAACTTTATTTTCCGCTCCTAATATGTGCGGTATTGAAAATGACGTATTACCAACCAATGAGGTGTTAAGCGAATGA
- the rsxD gene encoding electron transport complex subunit RsxD has translation MKLILSSSPYQRVKRDTGQVMRLVIYAMVPGIIAQTVFFGWGTLIQAFLAVASALVFEGVILWLRKRPIERTLTDYSAILTGLLIAISIPPTLPWWMTITGVFFAIAVAKQVYGGLGFNIFNPAMIGYVVLLISFPAAMSLWLPPQHLASLTPSFLDSAALIFTDFSTTGYDVTQLRTVADGVTMATPLDTLKTDLTLGITYSESLLRPIFSTGLFQSAGAGWGWVSLSYLLGGLWLVKLRVISWHIPGSMLASVAVFALLLYMIDADHYASPLFHLINGAVMVGAFFIATDPVSASTTPKGRIIYGAAIGFWVVIIRVFGGYPDAIAFAVIIMNMVVPLIDYYTRPRTYGHQVTKKARRVE, from the coding sequence ATGAAATTAATCTTATCGAGTTCTCCCTATCAAAGAGTGAAGCGCGATACTGGCCAGGTCATGCGCTTGGTCATTTATGCCATGGTGCCTGGTATTATTGCTCAAACCGTATTTTTTGGATGGGGTACACTCATTCAAGCCTTTTTAGCGGTCGCCAGTGCCCTCGTTTTTGAAGGGGTTATCCTCTGGTTACGTAAACGCCCTATCGAGCGTACGTTAACCGACTACTCCGCCATACTAACCGGCCTGCTAATTGCTATTAGCATTCCGCCTACACTGCCATGGTGGATGACGATTACAGGCGTATTTTTCGCCATTGCCGTCGCCAAACAAGTATACGGTGGCTTAGGGTTTAACATTTTCAATCCAGCGATGATTGGCTATGTAGTACTGTTAATTTCATTCCCGGCCGCCATGAGTTTATGGTTACCCCCGCAGCACCTAGCTAGCTTAACACCTAGCTTCTTAGACTCTGCGGCACTTATTTTTACCGACTTTTCGACCACAGGTTACGATGTTACCCAGTTACGGACTGTGGCAGACGGTGTAACAATGGCCACACCGCTCGACACCCTAAAAACTGACTTAACCTTGGGTATTACGTACTCAGAATCATTGCTCAGACCTATTTTTTCCACGGGGCTATTTCAATCTGCTGGTGCAGGTTGGGGATGGGTAAGTTTAAGTTATTTACTCGGCGGCCTGTGGCTTGTGAAGTTAAGAGTGATTAGCTGGCATATTCCAGGCAGCATGTTGGCGTCAGTGGCGGTTTTTGCATTATTGCTTTATATGATTGATGCCGATCATTATGCATCGCCGCTTTTTCATCTCATTAACGGTGCAGTGATGGTAGGCGCATTCTTTATTGCCACCGACCCGGTATCTGCGTCAACCACACCAAAAGGGCGCATAATTTATGGCGCAGCCATTGGCTTTTGGGTGGTTATTATTCGAGTTTTTGGCGGTTACCCAGACGCCATTGCTTTTGCAGTCATTATTATGAATATGGTCGTGCCGCTGATTGATTACTATACCCGCCCCCGTACATACGGGCATCAGGTTACTAAGAAAGCAAGGCGAGTAGAGTAA
- the rsxB gene encoding electron transport complex subunit RsxB, producing MTMTYAIIALGALALLFGLILGYASIRFKVEGDPLVDQIDEILPQTQCGQCGYPGCKPYAEAIANGDEINKCPPGGESTIKKLADLMGVEPKPLDAAHGEEDTKKVAFIREDECIGCTKCIQACPVDAILGAAKHMHTVIVEECTGCDLCVDPCPVDCIDMVPVTPTTATWKWDFSSSPKGDIPIKMVS from the coding sequence TAATTTTAGGTTATGCCAGTATTCGATTTAAGGTGGAAGGCGACCCATTGGTTGATCAAATCGATGAAATATTGCCCCAAACTCAATGTGGACAATGTGGCTACCCTGGTTGCAAACCCTATGCAGAAGCCATTGCTAATGGTGATGAAATTAATAAATGCCCCCCAGGTGGTGAGTCGACCATAAAAAAACTTGCCGATTTGATGGGGGTAGAACCAAAACCTCTCGATGCGGCTCACGGCGAAGAAGATACGAAAAAAGTCGCCTTCATTCGAGAAGACGAATGTATTGGTTGTACCAAGTGTATTCAAGCATGCCCCGTTGACGCCATATTAGGTGCAGCAAAGCATATGCATACAGTGATTGTTGAAGAGTGTACGGGCTGCGATTTATGTGTAGATCCCTGCCCAGTAGACTGTATCGATATGGTGCCTGTTACACCAACCACAGCAACATGGAAGTGGGATTTTTCCTCATCACCTAAAGGTGACATTCCAATTAAAATGGTGTCGTAA